Proteins encoded in a region of the Planktothrix sp. FACHB-1365 genome:
- a CDS encoding MerR family DNA-binding transcriptional regulator, translating into MAYIPLRKAVEFLGLHPNTLRKYADEGKIKSIKNPAGQRL; encoded by the coding sequence ATGGCATACATACCACTCAGGAAAGCGGTCGAATTTCTGGGTCTACATCCAAATACGTTGAGAAAATATGCCGATGAAGGGAAAATCAAAAGCATCAAAAACCCGGCAGGGCAAAGACT